The following are encoded together in the Syngnathus scovelli strain Florida chromosome 12, RoL_Ssco_1.2, whole genome shotgun sequence genome:
- the LOC125978544 gene encoding rab11 family-interacting protein 2, producing the protein MSLGEQSQKWFPTHVQATVLQASGLQPKGKNGTNDAYTIIQLGKEKYSTSVAEKTLNPVWREEASFELPGLLLDGNPEIYQLCFIVMHRSLVGLDKFLGQRSINLNEVFDNKQRHKTDWYTLQSKPSKKLKERGRIQVSIQFMRNNMTASMFDLSMKEKPRSPFSKLKVKMKGRKHDSDTSSAILPRSAACDLDPNYHSQAQAQPESKPKRSLLSGAQKLSAAHSMSDLIGTHFRPKLDSMNSIEETGTAGPHRRSQSEVPGLQDNEAHSDPFTDISDNLPQKYATLPRNRNPFEAEQGQLWDKSKEKKEKISLLERMTGKKDGRKTSNGGRSVSTGSSGDLRSPNPFGGDSQVPANPFNNYKARSTGKEDLTLGQGSRESHALKNDAMQRNAAPYRNLSFEEVVQELIKQKEVVKKKDAHIKELEDYIDNLLVRVMEETPSILRTPYEPKKRAGKLNKK; encoded by the exons ATGTCACTGGGTGAGCAGTCTCAAAAGTGGTTTCCAACTCATGTCCAAGCCACGGTTCTTCAAGCTTCTGGTTTACAGCCAAAGGGCAAAAATGGCACCAATGATGCATACACTATCATCCAGCTGGGCAAAGAAAAGTACTCCACATCAGTGGCAGAGAAGACACTAAACCCTGTCTGGAGAGAAGAAGCTTCCTTTGAGCTGCCTGGGTTACTTTTGGATGGCAACCCAGAAATCTATCAGCTATGCTTCATTGTTATGCATCGGTCCTTGGTCGGGTTGGACAAGTTCCTGGGTCAGAGGTCCATCAACCTCAACGAAGTCTTTGACAACAAGCAGCGGCATAAAACTGA CTGGTATACCTTGCAGTCCAAGCCATCAAAGAAGCTCAAGGAGCGAGGACGCATCCAAGTCAGCATCCAGTTCATGCGGAATAATATGACCGCCAGTATGTTTGACCTCTCCATGAAAGAGAAGCCCCGCTCGCCTTTTTCTAAACTTAAGGTGAAAATGAAAGGTCGCAAACACGACAGTGACACGTCTTCAGCCATACTACCTCGCTCCGCGGCATGCGACTTGGACCCTAACTATCATTCGCAAGCACAAGCCCAGCCTGAAAGCAAGCCTAAGAGGTCGCTACTCTCTGGGGCCCAGAAACTCTCTGCGGCCCATTCCATGTCAGATCTCATTGGGACCCACTTTCGACCCAAACTGGACTCAATGAATTCCATTGAAGAAACTG GTACAGCTGGTCCTCACAGGCGTTCCCAGAGTGAGGTACCAGGCCTCCAAGACAACGAGGCACACAGTGACCCTTTTACTGATATCAGTGACAACCTGCCACAAAAGTATGCCACGCTCCCACGCAATCGCAACCCATTCGAGGCAGAGCAAGGGCAGCTGTGGGACAAGTCCAAAGAGAAAAAGGAGAAGATCAGCCTACTGGAACGCATGACTGGAAAGAAGGATGGTCGCAAGACCAGCAACGGGGGTCGCTCGGTGAGTACGGGCAGTTCTGGAGACCTGCGATCCCCGAACCCTTTTGGTGGCGACTCGCAAGTACCCGCTAACCCTTTCAACAACTACAAAGCAAG GTCGACTGGAAAAGAAGACCTTACCCTGGGCCAAGGGAGCAGGGAGAGCCACGCCTTGAAAAAC GATGCGATGCAGCGGAATGCGGCACCCTATAGAAACTTGTCCTTTGAGGAAGTGGTACAGGAACTCATCAAGCAGAAAGAAGTGGTGAAGAAGAAAGACGCCCACATCAAGGAGTTGGAGGACTACATAGATAACCTCCTGGTACGTGTCATGGAGGAAACACCAAGCATCCTGCGGACACCTTACGAGCCTAAGAAAAGGGCAGGTAAACTCAATaagaagtaa